In Flavobacterium endoglycinae, one DNA window encodes the following:
- a CDS encoding gamma-glutamylcyclotransferase family protein, translating to MNNIETIPALIIYGSLAPGESNHSIMDPIKGEWKKATIKGKLLEGGWGSSLGYHGFTPANYDEAEIINAYVLFSEDLTARWDYLDEFEGDGYIRIQTEYQLENGEKGIGYIYALKQ from the coding sequence ATGAACAATATAGAAACAATTCCAGCTTTAATCATTTATGGATCACTCGCTCCGGGTGAATCCAATCATTCGATTATGGATCCGATTAAAGGCGAATGGAAAAAAGCGACAATAAAAGGCAAATTACTGGAAGGTGGATGGGGCTCTTCTTTAGGATATCATGGTTTTACTCCTGCAAATTATGATGAAGCCGAAATTATAAACGCATATGTTTTATTTTCGGAAGATTTGACTGCACGTTGGGATTATCTCGATGAATTTGAAGGTGATGGGTATATTCGAATTCAAACCGAATATCAGCTAGAAAATGGCGAAAAAGGAATTGGTTATATTTATGCTTTAAAACAATAA
- a CDS encoding xylulokinase has protein sequence MYYIGYDIGSSSVKAALVEAETGKKIIVLNEPQNEMEILSIHPDWAEQDPEIWWQHICTATKRAIKESNIDASKIQGIGISYQMHGLVIVDQQGTPLRNSIIWCDSRAVEIGNKAFAEIGEEKCMMHLLNSPGNFTASKLKWVKENEPQLYSKIDKYMLPGDYIALKLTGEVTTTKNGLSEGMLWDYKENKVADWLLDYYGIDSSLTPKIVENFTNQGVVTEKASQESGLPVGIPIVYRAGDQPNNALSLNVLNPGEVAATGGTSGVFYAVSEMSSGKSTRVNNFVHVNYELETPRVGKLLNINGAGIQYRWLRNNMGNESYEAMNEKASNVEIGSEGLVVIPFGNGAERMFNNKTIGTHFLNLNLNIHNSAHLFRASLEGIAFSFVYGMECLKDDNATINVIRAGNDNLFRSEIFSNTVATLIGHEIEIYNTTGAVGAARAVGLKDGDYSKFGANVSDNDHVMTFLPLHNKEPYEVAYKKWKQELELILTTK, from the coding sequence ATGTATTATATCGGTTATGATATTGGAAGTTCTTCTGTCAAGGCAGCCTTGGTAGAAGCAGAAACAGGCAAAAAAATCATTGTTTTGAATGAGCCTCAAAACGAAATGGAAATCCTTTCCATTCACCCAGATTGGGCAGAACAGGATCCAGAAATTTGGTGGCAGCACATTTGTACGGCAACAAAAAGGGCAATTAAAGAATCGAATATCGATGCTTCTAAAATTCAGGGAATTGGTATTTCGTACCAAATGCACGGATTGGTAATTGTGGATCAACAAGGTACTCCGTTGCGAAATTCAATTATCTGGTGCGATAGCCGTGCGGTTGAAATTGGGAATAAAGCTTTTGCAGAAATTGGAGAAGAAAAATGCATGATGCATTTATTGAATTCGCCTGGAAATTTCACCGCTTCAAAACTAAAATGGGTGAAAGAAAACGAACCTCAGCTGTATAGCAAAATTGACAAATACATGCTTCCGGGAGATTATATCGCTTTGAAATTAACTGGCGAAGTAACGACAACCAAAAATGGTTTGTCTGAAGGAATGCTTTGGGATTATAAAGAAAATAAAGTAGCCGATTGGCTTTTGGACTATTATGGAATTGATAGCTCTTTGACGCCAAAAATTGTAGAAAATTTTACCAATCAAGGTGTTGTGACTGAAAAAGCTTCTCAAGAATCTGGTCTTCCTGTTGGAATTCCGATTGTGTATAGGGCAGGGGATCAGCCTAATAATGCTTTATCATTAAATGTGCTGAATCCTGGAGAGGTTGCCGCGACAGGCGGGACATCTGGTGTTTTTTATGCCGTTAGCGAAATGTCGTCTGGAAAAAGCACGAGAGTAAACAACTTTGTTCACGTAAACTACGAATTAGAAACGCCAAGAGTTGGTAAACTTTTAAATATTAACGGAGCGGGAATTCAGTACAGATGGCTTCGCAATAATATGGGCAACGAAAGCTATGAGGCAATGAATGAAAAGGCTTCGAATGTGGAGATTGGATCTGAAGGCCTTGTCGTTATTCCATTTGGGAATGGGGCAGAGCGTATGTTTAATAACAAAACGATTGGGACACATTTCTTAAATCTGAATTTGAACATTCATAACAGTGCGCATTTATTTAGAGCTTCTCTTGAAGGAATTGCTTTTTCTTTTGTGTACGGAATGGAGTGTCTAAAAGATGATAATGCCACAATTAATGTAATTAGAGCAGGAAATGATAATCTTTTCCGTTCGGAGATTTTCTCCAATACTGTAGCAACTTTAATTGGCCACGAAATCGAAATTTACAATACAACGGGAGCGGTTGGAGCAGCTAGAGCGGTTGGTTTGAAAGACGGCGATTACAGTAAATTTGGAGCTAATGTAAGTGATAATGACCACGTAATGACGTTTTTGCCACTGCACAATAAAGAGCCTTATGAAGTGGCTTATAAAAAATGGAAACAAGAATTAGAATTAATATTAACAACTAAATAA
- the xylA gene encoding xylose isomerase has product MIVLGDKEYYKGIGQIKFEGKESDNPLAFKYYNPDQVVAGKTMREHFKFAIAYWHTFCGQGSDPFGPGTQNFAWDASSDPYQAAKDKADAAFEFISKMGFDYFCFHDYDLINEGPTFAESEKRLAFITDYLKQKKAESGIKLLWGTSNCFSNPRFMNGAATNPDFNVVARAGGQVKLALDATIALGGENYVFWGGREGYMSLLNTDMGRELDHMAQFLTMARDYARAQGFKGTFFIEPKPMEPSKHQYDFDSATAIGFLKEYGLDKDFKINIEVNHATLAQHTFQHELEVAAKAGMLGSIDANRGDYQNGWDTDQFPNNIQETTEAMLVFLKAGGLQGGGVNFDAKIRRNSTDLEDVFLAHIGGADTFARALLTADKIISSSPYEKLRKERYSSFDSGKGKDFADGKLGLKDLYNIAHENGELNLQSGKQELFENIINQYI; this is encoded by the coding sequence ATGATAGTTTTAGGAGATAAAGAATACTACAAAGGTATTGGCCAAATTAAGTTTGAAGGAAAAGAATCTGATAATCCTTTGGCGTTTAAATATTACAATCCAGACCAAGTTGTAGCTGGAAAAACAATGCGTGAGCACTTTAAATTTGCGATTGCTTACTGGCATACATTCTGCGGACAAGGGAGCGATCCGTTCGGGCCTGGAACTCAAAATTTTGCTTGGGATGCATCATCAGATCCGTATCAGGCAGCAAAAGATAAAGCGGATGCTGCTTTTGAATTCATCAGCAAAATGGGATTCGATTATTTCTGTTTCCACGATTACGATTTAATTAACGAAGGACCAACTTTCGCAGAATCAGAAAAACGTTTGGCTTTTATTACAGATTATTTAAAACAGAAAAAAGCAGAATCTGGAATTAAATTGCTTTGGGGAACTTCTAACTGTTTCTCAAATCCAAGATTTATGAACGGTGCTGCGACAAATCCTGATTTTAATGTTGTGGCAAGAGCCGGAGGACAAGTAAAACTAGCTTTGGATGCTACAATTGCTTTAGGAGGAGAAAACTACGTATTCTGGGGAGGTAGAGAAGGTTATATGTCTTTACTAAACACAGATATGGGAAGAGAATTAGATCACATGGCGCAATTCTTAACAATGGCTAGAGATTATGCAAGAGCGCAAGGTTTTAAAGGAACTTTCTTCATCGAACCAAAACCAATGGAGCCATCTAAACACCAATACGATTTTGACTCTGCAACTGCAATTGGATTCTTAAAAGAATACGGTTTAGACAAAGACTTCAAAATCAACATTGAGGTAAACCACGCTACTTTGGCACAACATACGTTCCAACACGAATTGGAAGTGGCTGCAAAAGCTGGAATGTTAGGAAGTATCGATGCGAACAGAGGTGATTACCAAAACGGATGGGATACAGACCAGTTCCCAAATAACATTCAGGAAACTACTGAAGCAATGTTGGTTTTCTTAAAAGCTGGCGGATTGCAAGGCGGTGGAGTTAATTTTGATGCTAAAATCAGAAGAAATTCTACAGACTTAGAAGATGTTTTCTTAGCCCATATTGGTGGAGCTGATACTTTTGCAAGAGCTTTACTGACTGCTGATAAAATTATTTCTTCTTCTCCATACGAGAAGTTAAGAAAAGAAAGATACAGCTCATTTGATTCTGGAAAAGGTAAAGATTTCGCCGATGGAAAATTAGGTTTAAAAGATCTTTACAACATCGCTCACGAAAATGGAGAATTAAATCTTCAAAGCGGTAAACAAGAATTGTTTGAAAACATCATCAACCAATACATTTAA
- a CDS encoding GntR family transcriptional regulator, whose protein sequence is MLKEEEKFEFIINHESDIPKYQQLVDGITNAIAENILQKGDLLPSVNVICKTYQLSRDTVFKAYSILKDQKVIDSVPNKGYYVAGETRKVLLVLDTFKAYKEVLYHSVVNNLPDNVIIDVQFHHYNIDVFKTIINNGIGKYYKYVVMNFDHKDITPALSAISKDKLLLIDWNIRADKANNYVFQDFGKAFYDALKEAVDLFKKYKKIDFVYPDFTNHPWETVEFFKKFCADFGFQYDIITDPKKFNIEKGIAYISVSDRILGHFLEQCKEKDFEPGKDVGFLSYNETPMKKFIYKGISVVSTDFKELGTKAAAFITHDEETKCYVPTKLIIRESL, encoded by the coding sequence ATGCTAAAAGAAGAAGAAAAATTTGAATTTATAATCAATCACGAAAGTGATATTCCGAAGTATCAGCAGCTGGTTGACGGGATTACCAATGCGATTGCGGAGAATATTTTGCAAAAGGGAGACTTGCTTCCGTCTGTAAATGTGATCTGCAAAACATATCAGCTTTCGAGAGACACGGTTTTTAAGGCGTATTCGATTTTAAAAGATCAAAAAGTAATCGATTCTGTGCCGAACAAAGGCTATTATGTAGCTGGCGAAACTAGAAAAGTGCTTTTGGTTTTGGATACGTTTAAGGCTTACAAAGAGGTTTTGTATCATTCGGTTGTGAATAATCTGCCAGATAATGTGATTATTGATGTGCAGTTTCACCATTATAATATTGATGTTTTTAAAACAATCATTAATAACGGAATCGGGAAGTATTACAAATATGTGGTGATGAATTTTGACCATAAGGATATTACGCCAGCTTTGTCCGCAATTTCAAAGGATAAATTGCTTTTGATTGACTGGAATATTAGGGCTGACAAAGCCAATAATTATGTTTTTCAGGATTTCGGAAAAGCCTTTTATGATGCTTTAAAAGAAGCGGTTGATTTGTTTAAAAAGTATAAAAAAATAGATTTTGTATATCCGGATTTTACGAATCACCCTTGGGAAACGGTAGAATTTTTTAAGAAATTCTGTGCTGATTTTGGTTTTCAATACGACATTATCACAGATCCGAAAAAGTTCAATATTGAGAAAGGAATTGCCTATATCAGTGTAAGCGACAGGATTTTGGGACACTTTTTAGAGCAATGTAAAGAAAAGGATTTTGAACCCGGAAAAGATGTTGGTTTTCTTTCGTACAATGAAACGCCAATGAAGAAATTTATATACAAAGGGATTTCAGTTGTTTCGACTGACTTCAAAGAACTAGGAACCAAAGCAGCGGCATTTATTACGCATGACGAAGAAACGAAATGTTATGTGCCGACAAAATTAATAATAAGAGAATCATTGTAA
- a CDS encoding glycoside hydrolase family 43 protein yields MPEDSIEHINFEQINELAISKPLVSHIYTADPSAHVFNGKIYIYPSHDIDAGIPFNDNGDHFGMEDYHVFSMDDISSEAVDNGVALHVDDVAWAEKQMWAPDAAYKNGKYYLYFPAKRADGIFQIGVAISDSPVGPFIPEKEAIKGSYSIDPAVFEDEDGKHYIYFGGIWGGQLQKYRNNKYDQNNEEPLAEEKALGPIVALLRDDMLEFAEEPKEIKILDENGNEILAGDNDRRFFEASWVHKYNGKYYFSYSTGDTHFICYAIGDNPYGPFTYQGRILNPVVGWTSHHSICEVDGEWYLFYHDSSLSKGVTHLRSMKVTKIDYLKDGSIITIDPYGIRRLID; encoded by the coding sequence ATGCCTGAAGACAGCATTGAACACATTAATTTTGAGCAGATTAATGAACTGGCGATTTCAAAGCCTTTAGTATCACATATTTATACAGCCGATCCTTCGGCGCATGTATTCAATGGTAAAATTTATATTTATCCGTCGCACGACATCGATGCTGGAATTCCATTTAATGACAATGGAGATCATTTCGGGATGGAAGATTATCACGTTTTTTCTATGGACGACATCTCATCAGAAGCAGTTGATAACGGAGTAGCCTTGCATGTAGACGATGTGGCCTGGGCCGAAAAACAAATGTGGGCACCAGATGCAGCCTATAAAAATGGAAAATATTATTTGTATTTCCCTGCCAAACGCGCCGATGGAATATTCCAGATTGGAGTTGCCATATCAGATTCGCCTGTCGGGCCTTTTATTCCCGAAAAAGAAGCGATAAAGGGTAGTTATAGTATTGATCCGGCTGTTTTTGAAGATGAAGATGGAAAGCATTACATCTATTTTGGCGGCATTTGGGGCGGACAGCTTCAGAAGTACAGAAATAATAAATACGATCAAAATAATGAAGAACCTTTGGCAGAAGAAAAAGCCTTGGGGCCAATTGTGGCTTTGCTTAGAGATGATATGCTGGAATTTGCAGAAGAGCCGAAAGAAATTAAAATTTTGGATGAAAATGGAAATGAAATCCTTGCGGGTGATAACGATCGCCGTTTTTTTGAAGCTTCATGGGTTCATAAGTATAATGGGAAATACTATTTCTCGTATTCTACAGGAGACACACATTTTATCTGTTACGCGATTGGCGACAATCCGTACGGACCGTTTACATATCAAGGAAGAATTTTAAATCCGGTTGTGGGCTGGACCTCACATCATTCGATCTGCGAAGTAGATGGAGAATGGTATTTATTTTACCACGATTCAAGTTTATCAAAAGGCGTTACGCATTTGAGAAGCATGAAAGTAACCAAAATCGATTATTTAAAAGACGGTTCAATTATCACAATTGATCCTTACGGGATAAGAAGATTAATCGATTAA
- the fsa gene encoding fructose-6-phosphate aldolase: MKFFIDTANLQDIEEAQALGVLDGVTTNPSLMAKEGITGKQNILNHYLAICNIVDGDVSAEVISTDFEGMVREGEELAALHPQIVVKLPMIGDGVKACKYFSSKGIRTNVTLVFSAGQALLAAKAGATYVSPFLGRLDDVSTDGMHLISEIREIYDNYNYQTQILSASVRHTMHIINCAKIGSDVMTGPLSAIKGLLKHPLTDIGLKQFVEDAKKMNL; encoded by the coding sequence ATGAAATTTTTTATTGATACTGCTAATCTTCAAGATATTGAAGAAGCGCAGGCTTTAGGCGTTTTAGACGGCGTAACCACCAATCCGTCTTTAATGGCAAAAGAAGGAATTACCGGAAAACAAAACATCTTAAATCATTATCTGGCTATCTGCAATATTGTTGACGGTGATGTATCGGCTGAGGTAATCTCAACCGATTTTGAAGGAATGGTAAGAGAAGGAGAAGAATTGGCCGCTTTGCATCCGCAGATTGTGGTTAAATTGCCTATGATTGGCGATGGAGTAAAAGCATGCAAATATTTTTCTTCAAAAGGAATTCGCACCAATGTAACTTTAGTGTTTTCTGCAGGTCAGGCATTGCTTGCTGCAAAAGCAGGAGCGACTTATGTTTCTCCGTTTTTAGGTCGTCTAGATGATGTTTCGACAGACGGAATGCATTTAATTTCAGAAATTAGAGAAATCTACGATAATTACAATTATCAAACCCAGATACTTTCTGCTTCGGTAAGACACACAATGCATATTATCAATTGCGCTAAAATAGGATCAGATGTTATGACAGGTCCGCTTTCTGCAATAAAAGGATTATTGAAGCATCCGTTAACCGATATTGGTCTGAAACAATTTGTTGAAGATGCTAAAAAGATGAATCTTTAA